Proteins encoded together in one Urocitellus parryii isolate mUroPar1 chromosome 3, mUroPar1.hap1, whole genome shotgun sequence window:
- the Ankle1 gene encoding ankyrin repeat and LEM domain-containing protein 1, with translation MGAAAGLAQQLRAALQEEEPRAVEELLRRGADPNLVLTDGAAAIHLAAGARHPKGLCCLGVLLRGGGDPNARSAEALTPLHVAAAWGCRRGLELLLSQGADPALRDQDGLRPLDLAVQQGHQDCARILCELDSPTAARAEAQEPESEPEPGSPGVSAPPDVTLDSTALQAPLSRADRGDVGLESGPGSPNLPDALECADKDGDSEAPLGCWDCSSEVSFVTAVEVSGDEDPALDTSPWVRSLPQTTRGRPDLHPSQRIPRPGSAPQLVRQGHQAIREAELSTCLQALSLTCPHTAGCPPSPSSASLLDGSSACSPPQEQPPGPPDLSDDQTFLGRDEAALWLTEDELSSTQGRDPVPSCQHLPVPAESDPELPQAHQVLDKSPGLVMPFTWHCYRQQPEETRATPGPEFSGYSPELAKALRTGHIPDAQSDEDALAQQFERPDPTKRWREGVVKSSFTYLLLDPRETQDLPARAFSLTRAECFQTFVRAIFYVGKGTRARPDAHLWEALGYRGRPRKQPARACPKVRQILDIWDSGRGVISLHCFQHVVAVEAYTREACLVDALGIQKLTNQKQGHYYGVVADWPRHQRRRLGVHLLHRALLVFLAEGQRELRPQDIQARG, from the exons ATGGGTGCCGCGGCCGGCCTGGCTCAGCAGCTGCGGGCGGCGCTACAGGAGGAGGAGCCGCG GGCAGTGGAGGAGCTGCTGCGCCGCGGCGCCGACCCTAACCTGGTGCTTACTGATGGCGCGGCCGCCATACACTTGGCGGCTGGAGCCCGACACCCGAAAGGCCTGTGCTGCCTCGGAGTCCTGCTACGCGGAGGAGGGGACCCCAACGCTCG ATCGGCCGAAGCGTTGACGCCATTGCATGTGGCCGCCGCCTGGGGCTGTCGCCGCGGCCTGGAGCTATTGCTGAGCCAAGGAGCGGACCCCGCGCTGCGTGACCAG GACGGACTCAGGCCCCTGGACCTAGCGGTGCAGCAGGGGCACCAAGACTGCGCACGCATCCTGTGCGAGCTGGACTCTCCGACCGCAGCCCGGGCAGAGGCCCAGGAGCCAGAGTCAGAGCCGGAGCCTGGCA GCCCAGGTGTCTCTGCGCCACCTGATGTGACACTGGACTCCACAGCACTCCAAGCCCCGCTGAGCAGAGCTGACAGAGGGGACGTGGGCCTGGAGTCTGGCCCTGGATCCCCCAACCTCCCTGACGCCCTCGAGTGTGCAGACAAGGATGGGGACTCAGAGGCCCCCCTCGGGTGCTGGGACTGCTCGTCGGAGGTCTCCTTCGTCACTGCAGTTGAGGTTTCTGGAGATGAGGACCCAGCCCTGGACACTTCTCCCTGGGTCAGGTCATTGCCCCAGACCACTCGGGGACGGCCTGATCTCCATCCTAGTCAGAGGATACCAAGGCCTGGAAGTGCCCCACAGCTGGTGCGTCAAGGCCACCAGGCCATCAGGGAGGCAGAGCTGAGCACCTGTCTGCAGGCCCTGAGCCTGACCTGTCCCCATACAGCAGGCTGCCCGccttctccctcctcagcctccctcctggaTGGGAGCTCAGCCTGTAGCCCTCCACAGGAACAGCCTCCTGGACCCCCCGACCTGAGCGACGATCAGACGTTCCTTGGTAGGGACGAGGCTGCGCTCTGGCTGACAGAGGATGAGCTGAGCTCCACACAGGGCAGGGACCCTGTCCCCTCTTGCCAGCACCTGCCAGTTCCTGCCGAATCTGACCCGGAGCTGCCGCAGGCACATCAAGTGCTTGACAAGAGCCCTGGCCTCGTGATGCCCTTCACCTGGCACTGTTACCGTCAACAGCCCGAAGAAACCCGGGCCACCCCAG GCCCAGAGTTTTCCGGGTACAGCCCAGAACTGGCCAAGGCCCTACGGACAGGCCATATTCCAGATGCTCAGTCCGATGAAGATGCACTTGCCCAGCAGTTTGAGCGACCAGATCCCACAAAGAGGTGGCGGGAGGGGGTTGTAAAGTCCAGCTTCACATATCTGCTGCTAGACCCCAG GGAGACTCAGGATCTGCCAGCCCGAGCCTTCTCGCTGACCCGAGCCGAGTGTTTTCAGACTTTCGTTCGTGCCATCTTCTATGTGGGCAAGGGGACACGTGCCCGACCAGATGCCCACCTCTGGGAGGCCCTTGGCTACCGTGGACGGCCAAGAAAACAG CCAGCCAGG GCATGCCCCAAGGTGCGCCAGATCTTGGACATCTGGGACAGTGGCCGTGGTGTCATCTCCCTGCATTGCTTCCAACACGTGGTGGCGGTGGAGGCTTACACTCGGGAGGCGTGTCTTGTGGATGCTCTAG GAATCCAGAAACTGACCAACCAGAAACAAGGGCACTACTACGGAGTGGTGGCAGACTGGCCCCGCCATCAGCGCCGGCGCTTGGGGGTGCATCTGCTACACCGCGCCCTCCTTGTCTTTTTGGCCGAGGGCCAGCGAGAGCTGCGGCCTCAGGACATCCAGGCccggggctga